The Streptococcus oralis Uo5 genome includes a window with the following:
- the aroB gene encoding 3-dehydroquinate synthase, translated as MKIRIDIPHHPYDIQIEKGYLAQAGQWLRELWQPQKIVIVTDNHVASLYAEKVKLSLEDAGFQVAVFDFLEGEERKNLTTVQKVYEFLVKQGLTRSDGIVALGGGVVGDLAGFVASTYMRGIHFVQIPTSLTAQVDSSIGGKTGVNTPFAKNMVGTFAQPDGVLIDPLVLETLGKRELIEGMGEVIKYGLIEDPELWALLTELDGSVESILEHAETLIEHSCQVKRKMVVEDELDNGVRLYLNFGHTIGHAIEATAGYGKVMHGEAVAMGMVQISKVAEEKGLMPVGITQSITEMCQKFGLPVDYENWDVDKLYQALTHDKKARGNTLKLVLVPELGSATIHSVSLEEMKDYLVK; from the coding sequence ATGAAAATCAGAATCGATATTCCACATCATCCTTATGATATTCAGATTGAAAAAGGTTATCTGGCCCAGGCTGGTCAATGGTTGCGAGAACTCTGGCAACCTCAAAAGATAGTCATTGTGACAGATAACCATGTAGCCTCTCTCTATGCAGAGAAGGTTAAACTCAGCCTAGAAGATGCTGGTTTTCAGGTAGCTGTTTTTGACTTTTTAGAAGGCGAAGAACGAAAGAATTTAACAACTGTTCAGAAGGTTTATGAATTTCTAGTTAAGCAGGGGTTGACTCGTAGCGATGGGATTGTGGCTCTTGGTGGTGGTGTCGTTGGGGACCTAGCTGGTTTTGTGGCCTCTACCTATATGCGGGGCATTCACTTTGTTCAGATTCCGACTAGTTTGACTGCTCAGGTTGATTCTTCTATCGGTGGTAAGACAGGTGTCAATACTCCTTTTGCTAAAAATATGGTGGGAACTTTTGCCCAACCAGATGGGGTTCTGATTGACCCGCTTGTCCTTGAAACACTCGGGAAAAGAGAGTTGATTGAAGGAATGGGTGAGGTTATCAAGTACGGCTTGATTGAGGATCCAGAACTATGGGCTCTCTTAACGGAGCTGGATGGTTCTGTTGAGAGTATTCTGGAACATGCAGAGACTTTGATAGAACATTCTTGTCAGGTTAAGCGCAAGATGGTGGTTGAGGATGAGTTGGATAACGGTGTTCGCCTTTACCTCAATTTTGGCCACACTATTGGCCATGCTATCGAAGCGACTGCCGGTTATGGCAAGGTCATGCATGGAGAGGCTGTGGCCATGGGCATGGTTCAGATTTCCAAGGTTGCTGAGGAAAAAGGCCTTATGCCAGTTGGCATAACCCAGTCCATCACAGAGATGTGCCAGAAATTTGGCTTACCTGTTGACTATGAAAACTGGGATGTTGACAAGCTTTATCAGGCTTTGACTCATGACAAGAAGGCACGTGGCAACACCTTGAAATTGGTCTTGGTACCAGAGCTTGGTTCGGCGACTATTCACTCTGTTTCCCTAGAAGAGATGAAAGACTACTTGGTAAAATAA
- the aroC gene encoding chorismate synthase, whose translation MRYLTAGESHGPRLTAIIEGIPAGLPLTAEDINEDLKRRQGGYGRGGRMKIESDQVVFTSGVRHGKTTGAPITMDVVNKDHQKWLDIMSAEDIEARLKSKRKITHPRPGHADLVGGIKYRFDDLRNSLERSSARETTMRVAVGAVAKRLLAELDMEIANHVVVFGGKEIDVPENLTIAEIKERTAQSEVSIVNQEREQEIKDYIDQIKRDGDTIGGVVETVVGGVPVGLGSYVQWDRKLDARLAQAVVSINAFKGVEFGLGFEAGYLKGSQVMDEILWSKEDGYTRRTNNLGGFEGGMTNGQPIVVRGVMKPIPTLYKPLMSVDIETHEPYKATVERSDPTALPAAGVVMEAVVATVLAQEILEKFSSDNLEELKEAVAKHRDYTKNY comes from the coding sequence ATGAGATATTTAACTGCGGGAGAATCACACGGCCCCCGTCTGACGGCAATTATCGAGGGAATTCCAGCTGGACTTCCTTTGACAGCAGAGGACATCAATGAGGATTTGAAACGTCGTCAGGGCGGATACGGACGTGGTGGTCGTATGAAGATTGAGAGTGATCAGGTTGTCTTTACTTCGGGTGTCCGCCATGGGAAGACGACTGGGGCTCCTATTACCATGGATGTCGTCAATAAAGACCACCAAAAATGGCTGGATATCATGTCTGCTGAGGACATTGAAGCCCGCCTAAAAAGCAAACGGAAAATCACTCATCCTCGACCAGGTCATGCCGACTTGGTTGGAGGTATCAAGTACCGTTTTGATGATTTGCGTAATTCCTTGGAGCGCTCATCCGCTCGTGAAACAACCATGCGAGTAGCCGTTGGGGCAGTAGCCAAACGTCTCTTAGCTGAGCTAGATATGGAGATTGCCAACCATGTCGTGGTTTTTGGTGGCAAGGAAATCGATGTACCTGAAAATCTGACAATCGCTGAGATTAAGGAACGAACTGCCCAGTCTGAAGTTTCTATTGTCAACCAAGAACGAGAACAAGAAATCAAGGACTATATTGACCAAATCAAACGTGACGGTGATACCATCGGTGGGGTTGTGGAGACAGTCGTCGGAGGTGTTCCAGTTGGCCTTGGCTCCTATGTCCAATGGGACCGAAAATTGGATGCCAGACTGGCCCAAGCAGTTGTCTCTATCAATGCTTTTAAAGGGGTGGAATTTGGTCTTGGGTTTGAGGCAGGTTACCTTAAAGGTAGCCAAGTCATGGACGAAATTCTCTGGTCTAAAGAAGACGGCTATACTCGTCGTACCAATAATCTAGGTGGTTTTGAAGGTGGTATGACTAATGGGCAACCCATCGTTGTTCGAGGTGTCATGAAACCCATTCCCACTCTCTACAAACCATTGATGAGTGTGGATATTGAGACTCACGAACCATACAAGGCAACCGTGGAGAGAAGTGATCCAACCGCTCTTCCAGCAGCAGGTGTAGTCATGGAAGCCGTTGTTGCAACGGTTCTGGCACAAGAAATCCTTGAAAAATTCTCATCTGACAATCTAGAGGAATTAAAAGAGGCAGTTGCCAAGCACCGAGACTATACAAAGAACTATTAA
- a CDS encoding prephenate dehydrogenase encodes MAKTIYIAGLGLIGASMALGIKRDHPDYEILGYNRSQASRDIALERGMIDRATDDFASFAPLADVIILTLPIKQTIAFIKELADLDLKEGVIISDAGSTKSAIVDAAEEHLAGNPVRFVGAHPMAGSHKTGAASADVNLFENAYYIFTPSSLTSPDTLEEMKDLLSGLHARFIEIDAKEHDRVTSQISHFPHILASSLMEQTAVYAQEHEMARRFAAGGFRDMTRIAESEPGMWTSILLSNRETILDRIADFKERLDEVGQAISKGDEEQIWNFFNQARAQRQAMEIHKRGGVDSSYDLYVDVPDEEDVILRILELLRGTSLVNIHINEENREDVHGILQISFKNSQDLERAERLITENTDYTVVIK; translated from the coding sequence ATGGCAAAAACCATCTATATCGCAGGTCTCGGTTTGATTGGTGCTTCGATGGCACTCGGTATCAAGCGTGATCATCCTGATTATGAAATTTTGGGTTATAATCGCAGTCAGGCTTCGAGAGACATTGCCTTGGAGCGGGGGATGATTGACCGTGCGACGGATGATTTTGCCAGTTTCGCTCCCCTAGCAGATGTCATCATCCTGACCTTGCCAATCAAGCAGACCATTGCTTTTATTAAGGAGTTGGCAGATTTAGACTTGAAAGAAGGCGTCATTATCTCGGATGCAGGCTCGACCAAGTCAGCCATCGTGGATGCGGCGGAGGAACATTTAGCTGGCAATCCTGTTCGCTTTGTCGGGGCCCATCCCATGGCCGGTAGCCACAAGACAGGGGCTGCCTCTGCGGATGTTAATCTCTTTGAAAATGCCTACTATATCTTCACACCTTCGAGCCTGACAAGTCCTGACACACTTGAGGAAATGAAGGATCTGCTTTCAGGCCTTCATGCTCGTTTTATCGAGATTGATGCCAAGGAGCATGATCGGGTGACTTCTCAGATTAGCCATTTTCCTCATATTCTGGCTTCCAGCCTTATGGAGCAGACGGCAGTTTATGCTCAAGAACATGAGATGGCAAGGCGCTTTGCGGCGGGTGGTTTTCGAGATATGACTCGCATTGCGGAAAGCGAGCCAGGTATGTGGACTTCCATTCTCTTGTCCAATCGTGAGACTATTCTAGATCGAATTGCGGATTTCAAGGAGCGCCTAGATGAGGTTGGACAAGCCATCAGCAAGGGAGATGAAGAGCAAATCTGGAACTTTTTCAACCAAGCGCGTGCGCAACGTCAGGCCATGGAAATCCATAAGCGTGGTGGTGTGGACAGTTCTTATGACCTCTATGTCGATGTTCCCGATGAAGAAGATGTTATCTTGCGGATTTTGGAATTACTTCGTGGGACTTCTTTGGTTAATATCCACATCAACGAAGAAAACCGTGAAGATGTTCACGGGATTCTACAAATTTCCTTTAAAAATTCTCAAGACTTAGAGCGAGCTGAACGCTTAATTACAGAAAATACGGACTACACAGTCGTCATCAAATAA
- a CDS encoding YlbF/YmcA family competence regulator, which yields MSNIYDSANELSRGLRELPEYKTVKAAKDAIQADTEASKIFADYLAFQQEIQVMAQTGQMPDASFQEKMQSFSKQIQENALLSDFFAKQQQLSIYLSDIEKIVFEPVSELLK from the coding sequence ATGTCAAATATTTACGATAGTGCAAATGAACTTAGTCGCGGCTTACGCGAATTACCAGAATACAAGACTGTTAAAGCAGCTAAAGATGCCATCCAAGCTGATACGGAAGCCAGCAAGATTTTTGCAGATTACCTTGCCTTCCAGCAAGAAATCCAAGTCATGGCGCAAACGGGACAAATGCCAGATGCTTCTTTCCAAGAAAAGATGCAGTCCTTTAGTAAGCAAATCCAAGAGAACGCTCTTTTGTCAGATTTCTTTGCCAAACAACAACAATTGTCTATTTACCTTTCAGACATTGAAAAAATTGTCTTTGAACCTGTTTCAGAATTATTGAAATAG
- the aroA gene encoding 3-phosphoshikimate 1-carboxyvinyltransferase — MKLKTNIRHLHGSIRVPGDKSISHRSIIFGSLAEGETKVYDILRGEDVLSTMQVFRDLGVVIEDKDGVITIQGVGMDGLKAPQNALDMGNSGTSIRLISGVLAGADFEVEMFGDDSLSKRPMDRVTIPLKKMGVSISGQTERDLPPLRLKGTKNLRQIHYELPIASAQVKSALMFAALQAQGESVIIEKECTRNHTEDMLQQFGGYLSVDGKKITVQGPQKLTGQKVVVPGDISSAAFWLVAGLIVPNSRVVLQNVGINETRTGIIDVIRAMGGKLEITEIDPIAKSATLTVESSDLKGTEIGGALIPRLIDELPIIALLATQAQGVTVIKDAEELKVKETDRIQVVADALNSMGADITPTADGMIIKGKSRLHGARVNTFGDHRIGMMTAIAAILVVDGEVELDRPEAINTSYPSFFDDLETLIHG, encoded by the coding sequence ATGAAACTAAAAACAAACATTCGCCACTTACATGGCAGTATCCGCGTTCCAGGTGACAAGTCTATCAGCCACCGTTCCATTATTTTTGGGAGTTTGGCTGAGGGTGAGACCAAGGTTTATGATATTTTACGTGGAGAGGATGTACTTTCAACCATGCAGGTCTTTCGTGACCTTGGTGTTGTAATTGAGGATAAAGATGGGGTTATTACCATTCAAGGTGTTGGAATGGATGGCTTAAAAGCTCCGCAAAATGCTCTTGATATGGGGAATTCTGGAACCTCGATTCGCCTGATCTCAGGTGTCCTTGCTGGTGCAGACTTCGAAGTAGAGATGTTTGGAGATGATAGTCTTTCTAAACGTCCTATGGATCGTGTGACGATTCCATTGAAAAAAATGGGCGTTAGCATTTCGGGGCAAACGGAGCGAGACCTACCCCCTCTTCGCCTAAAAGGGACGAAAAATTTAAGACAGATTCACTATGAGTTGCCAATCGCCTCTGCACAAGTTAAGTCAGCCTTGATGTTTGCAGCCTTGCAGGCTCAGGGGGAGTCCGTTATTATCGAGAAAGAATGTACTCGCAACCACACTGAAGATATGCTTCAGCAATTTGGTGGTTATTTAAGTGTGGATGGAAAAAAAATCACAGTTCAAGGACCACAAAAACTTACAGGACAAAAGGTAGTTGTGCCAGGAGATATTTCCAGTGCAGCCTTTTGGTTGGTCGCAGGTTTGATTGTTCCAAACTCTCGTGTGGTGCTGCAGAATGTGGGGATTAACGAAACTCGTACTGGTATTATTGATGTCATTCGTGCCATGGGAGGAAAACTAGAAATAACTGAAATTGATCCAATCGCTAAATCTGCTACCTTGACTGTCGAGTCTTCAGACCTAAAAGGAACGGAGATAGGTGGAGCCTTGATTCCCCGCTTGATTGATGAATTGCCCATTATTGCCCTTCTAGCGACGCAAGCCCAAGGTGTAACAGTTATTAAGGATGCTGAGGAACTCAAGGTCAAGGAAACTGACCGCATTCAGGTGGTGGCAGATGCTTTAAATAGCATGGGGGCGGATATCACTCCGACAGCAGACGGGATGATTATCAAAGGAAAATCAAGACTTCATGGCGCTAGAGTCAATACCTTTGGTGACCACCGAATTGGAATGATGACAGCTATTGCAGCCATCTTGGTTGTTGATGGAGAGGTGGAACTTGACCGTCCTGAAGCCATCAATACCAGTTATCCTAGCTTCTTTGATGATTTGGAGACTTTGATTCATGGCTAA
- a CDS encoding shikimate kinase, giving the protein MAKVLLGFMGAGKSTIARGLDPDYIDMDALIEERLGMSIADFFAEKGEVAFRQVESEVLADLLKTDRVVSTGGGVVISQRNRDLLKTNPENIYLKADFETLYQRIAADKDNQRPLFLNNSKEELAAIFHERQAWYEEVASQVLDVTKLSPEEIIEELR; this is encoded by the coding sequence ATGGCTAAGGTATTACTCGGATTTATGGGGGCAGGCAAGTCGACAATTGCTAGAGGCTTGGACCCAGACTATATCGATATGGATGCCTTAATCGAGGAACGTTTGGGCATGTCCATTGCGGATTTCTTCGCTGAAAAAGGAGAAGTGGCCTTTCGTCAAGTAGAGTCAGAAGTTCTAGCTGACTTACTAAAAACGGACCGAGTTGTGTCAACTGGCGGAGGAGTCGTCATTTCTCAGAGAAATCGTGACTTGCTCAAAACCAATCCTGAAAACATCTATCTAAAAGCAGATTTTGAAACCCTCTACCAACGTATCGCAGCTGATAAGGACAATCAGCGCCCCCTTTTTCTAAATAATAGCAAGGAAGAACTGGCAGCTATTTTCCATGAAAGACAAGCTTGGTATGAGGAAGTAGCCAGTCAAGTTCTGGATGTGACCAAGCTAAGCCCAGAGGAAATTATAGAGGAACTGAGATGA
- the pheA gene encoding prephenate dehydratase yields MKIAYLGPKGSFSHHVVQTAFPKEELQAFANITDVIKAYEQGLVDYSVVPVENSIEGSVHETLDYLFHQARIQAVAEIVQPIHQQLMVVPGYSKIEKIFSHPQALAQGKRFIDAHYPDAKIEVTASTAYAARFISEHPDQPYAAIAPKSSAEEYGLELIAEDIQEMEANFTRFWVLGAEIPMIPFNSQAEKMSLALTLPDNLPGALYKALSTFAWRGIDLTKIESRPLKTALGEYFFIIDVDYSDKELVHFARQELASIGIQHKILGTYPIFTITDLEKESQ; encoded by the coding sequence ATGAAAATTGCCTATCTAGGTCCCAAGGGATCTTTTTCGCATCATGTTGTGCAGACAGCCTTTCCCAAAGAGGAATTGCAGGCTTTTGCTAATATCACAGATGTTATCAAGGCCTATGAACAGGGCTTAGTGGACTATTCTGTGGTGCCAGTTGAAAATTCTATCGAGGGTAGTGTTCATGAAACCTTGGATTACCTTTTTCATCAGGCTCGTATCCAAGCAGTTGCAGAAATCGTCCAGCCTATTCACCAGCAGTTGATGGTGGTTCCAGGTTACTCAAAAATTGAGAAAATCTTTTCTCATCCTCAGGCTCTGGCTCAAGGAAAGAGGTTCATTGATGCACACTATCCAGATGCTAAAATAGAGGTAACCGCTAGTACTGCCTATGCAGCTCGATTTATTTCAGAACATCCAGATCAGCCTTATGCAGCTATTGCTCCTAAAAGTTCAGCTGAAGAATATGGCTTGGAATTAATTGCAGAGGATATTCAGGAAATGGAAGCCAATTTCACACGTTTTTGGGTGTTAGGGGCAGAGATACCGATGATTCCTTTTAACTCGCAAGCTGAAAAAATGAGTTTGGCCTTGACCTTACCAGACAATCTACCTGGTGCTCTTTACAAGGCACTTTCGACTTTTGCTTGGAGAGGGATTGACTTAACAAAGATTGAAAGTCGCCCCCTTAAAACAGCCTTAGGAGAATACTTTTTCATTATCGATGTAGACTATAGTGATAAAGAACTGGTTCATTTTGCCAGACAGGAACTAGCATCCATTGGAATTCAGCACAAGATACTGGGAACCTACCCGATTTTTACCATAACTGATTTAGAAAAGGAGAGTCAATGA
- a CDS encoding LCP family protein, producing the protein MSKENPLSHHEQLRYDYLFKNIHYLNDRERREFDYLQQKMAGPKSEVHHFQQEEKEESWGRDIDLPTYGSRSRSKKREKVAPQPKVKKKKRRIRFKRILTWFLLLITCVVVGMIFMFLRGFQSAANPTNKPADAKAAQVEVFNGQDTKDGVNILVMGTDGRIGQNSAETRTDTIMVLNVSGSDKKIKLVSFMRDNLVYIDGYSKIVNGQKQTDNKLNVAYELGEQEGQKGAEMVRKVLKDNFDLDIKYYALVDFQAFATAIDTLFPDGVTIDAQFSTLNGQPLTEATVGDDLHATETESPTQTIKVGKQQMNGSTLLNYARFRDDDEGDYGRTKRQQQVMSAVLEQIKDPTKLFTGSEALGKVFGMTSTNLPYSFLLTNGLSVLEGAQNGIERLTVPELGDWVDAYDIYGGQGLLVDQNKYQTKLAQMGMR; encoded by the coding sequence ATGAGCAAAGAAAATCCTTTAAGTCATCACGAGCAGTTACGTTATGACTATCTCTTCAAAAATATTCATTACCTCAACGACCGTGAACGGAGGGAGTTTGACTATCTGCAACAGAAGATGGCAGGTCCCAAGTCTGAAGTTCACCATTTCCAACAAGAAGAGAAAGAAGAATCTTGGGGTAGAGATATTGATCTTCCGACTTATGGCAGTAGAAGCCGGTCTAAGAAACGTGAAAAGGTAGCTCCTCAACCTAAAGTCAAAAAGAAAAAGAGAAGAATTCGCTTCAAACGAATACTGACTTGGTTCTTGCTGTTGATTACATGTGTAGTTGTAGGTATGATTTTTATGTTTCTTCGAGGGTTCCAGTCAGCAGCCAATCCAACAAATAAGCCAGCTGACGCCAAGGCAGCTCAAGTAGAGGTCTTTAACGGTCAGGATACCAAAGACGGTGTGAATATCCTAGTCATGGGGACAGATGGCCGTATCGGTCAAAATAGTGCAGAAACCCGTACCGACACAATCATGGTACTGAATGTCAGTGGATCGGATAAGAAGATCAAACTAGTCAGCTTTATGCGTGACAACTTGGTTTATATCGACGGGTACAGTAAGATTGTAAATGGCCAGAAACAGACGGATAACAAACTAAACGTTGCTTATGAACTTGGGGAACAAGAAGGGCAAAAAGGTGCTGAAATGGTCCGCAAGGTTCTAAAAGACAACTTTGATTTGGATATTAAGTACTATGCCCTAGTTGACTTCCAGGCCTTTGCAACAGCTATTGATACCCTCTTCCCTGACGGAGTAACGATTGATGCCCAATTCTCAACATTGAATGGTCAACCTTTAACAGAAGCCACAGTTGGAGATGACCTTCATGCAACAGAGACAGAGTCCCCAACCCAAACCATCAAAGTTGGAAAACAGCAGATGAATGGATCCACCTTGCTGAACTATGCTCGCTTCCGTGATGATGACGAGGGAGACTACGGCCGTACCAAACGTCAGCAACAAGTCATGTCAGCAGTTCTTGAGCAAATCAAAGATCCAACCAAGCTCTTTACGGGATCAGAGGCACTTGGAAAAGTCTTTGGCATGACCTCAACAAATCTACCATATAGCTTCTTGTTGACCAATGGCTTATCTGTCCTAGAAGGTGCTCAAAATGGCATTGAAAGACTCACCGTACCAGAACTTGGTGACTGGGTAGACGCTTATGATATCTATGGTGGACAAGGACTTCTAGTCGATCAAAATAAATACCAGACCAAACTCGCCCAAATGGGAATGAGATAG